From a region of the Impatiens glandulifera chromosome 4, dImpGla2.1, whole genome shotgun sequence genome:
- the LOC124936247 gene encoding myb-related protein 308-like, whose protein sequence is MGRSPCCEKAHTNKGAWTKEEDDRLIAYIRAHGEGCWRSLPKAAGLLRCGKSCRLRWINYLRPDLKRGNFTDEEDELIIKLHSLLGNKWSLIAARLPGRTDNEIKNYWNTHIKRKLLNRGIDPVTHCPVYEQGGVPEMEEATSCTISFSMARPDFERKEEKCPDLNLELTISLPSIEKQHQEEDDDDDDDQSMKIWERDVTKTRNGKTLIQCFSCSLGIENSKDCICL, encoded by the exons ATGGGAAGATCTCCATGTTGTGAGAAGGCTCATACAAATAAGGGGGCTTGgactaaagaagaagatgataggCTAATTGCTTACATAAGGGCTCATGGTGAAGGTTGCTGGCGGTCACTACCTAAAGCCGCCGGACTCCTCCGGTGTGGTAAGAGTTGCCGTCTCCGGTGGATCAATTATCTCCGGCCTGACCTCAAAAGGGGTAATTTtactgatgaagaagatgaactcATCATCAAATTGCATAGCCTCCTTGGCAACAA ATGGTCCCTTATAGCGGCAAGACTACCCGGAAGAACAGATAATGAAATAAAGAATTATTGGAACACCCATATCAAAAGGAAACTTTTGAACCGAGGAATTGATCCAGTGACCCACTGTCCCGTTTATGAACAAGGAGGGGTGCCCGAGATGGAGGAGGCGACGTCCTGCACCATCTCATTTTCAATGGCACGGCCAGATTTTgagagaaaagaagagaaatgcCCGGATTTGAATCTTGAGCTTACAATTAGCCTACCATCTATAGAGAAGCAACaccaagaagaagatgatgatgatgatgatgatcagtcaATGAAGATATGGGAGAGGGATGTCACCAAAACTAGAAATGGTAAAACCCTAATTCAGTGTTTTTCATGCAGTTTGGGAATAGAGAATAGTAAGGATTGTATATGTTTATGA
- the LOC124936248 gene encoding myb-related protein 308-like has product MGRSPCCEKAFTNKGAWTKEEDDKLIAYIRVHGEGCWPSLPKAAGLLRCGKSCRLRWVNYLRPDLKLGSFTDEEDELIIQLHSLLGNKWSLISSRLPGRTDNEIKNYWNTHIKRNLLNRGIDPVTHCPVYDQGRVPEVEKATTSYNIDPVTHCPVYDQGRVPEVEKATTSYTISFSMARPDFK; this is encoded by the exons ATGGGAAGGTCTCCATGTTGTGAGAAGGCTTTTACAAATAAGGGGGCTTGgactaaagaagaagatgataagCTAATTGCTTACATAAGGGTCCATGGTGAAGGTTGCTGGCCGTCACTACCTAAAGCCGCCGGACTCCTCCGGTGTGGTAAGAGTTGTCGCCTCCGGTGGGTCAATTATCTCCGTCCTGACCTCAAACTGGGTAGCTTTACTGATGAGGAAGATGAACTCATCATCCAATTGCATAGTCTCCTTGGCAACAA ATGGTCCCTTATATCGTCAAGACTGCCTGGAAGAACTGATAATGAAATAAAGAATTATTGGAACACTCATATCAAAAGAAATCTTTTGAATAGGGGAATTGATCCAGTGACTCACTGTCCCGTTTATGACCAAGGAAGGGTGCCCGAGGTAGAGAAGGCGACGACGTCCTACAACATTGATCCAGTGACTCACTGTCCCGTTTATGACCAAGGAAGGGTGCCCGAGGTGGAGAAGGCGACGACCTCCTACACCATCTCATTTTCAATGGCACGTCCCgattttaaatag